The Physeter macrocephalus isolate SW-GA unplaced genomic scaffold, ASM283717v5 random_382, whole genome shotgun sequence genome window below encodes:
- the SNX32 gene encoding sorting nexin-32 isoform X2, with protein sequence MSGTSLPPQPSSMSADLQGDSSLQVEISDAVSERDKVKFTVQTKSCVPHFARTEFSVVRHHEEFIWLHNAYVENEEYAGLIIPPAPPRPDFEASREKLQKLGEGDSSVTREEFAKMKEELEAEYLAIFKKTVAMHEVFLQRLAAHPTLRRDHNFFVFLEYGQDLSVRGKNRKELLGGFLRNIVKSADEALITGMSGLKEVDDFFEHERTFLLEYHTRIRDACLRADRVMHSHKCLADDYIPISAALSSLGTQEVNQLKTSFLKLAELFERLRKVEGRVASDEDLKLSDMLRYYVRDSQAAKVRGGPRADLRARATREGGQAGKGRGPGILCPCRPQDLLYRRLRALADYENANKALDKARTRNREVRTAESHQQLCCQRFERLSDSAKQGKPHGPGAPATALLTLPGSPFLSSPELMDFRFRRVSSFRKNLIELAELELKHAKASTLLLRNTLVILKGEP encoded by the exons ATGTCAGggacctcccttcccccacagccCTCCTCCATGTCCGCGGACCTGCAGGGAGACAGCTCCTTACAGGTGGAGATCTCTGATGCCGTCAGCGAGCGGGACAAGGTGAAATTCACTGTTCAAACCAAG AGCTGCGTCCCTCACTTCGCCCGGACCGAGTTCTCAGTTGTGCGACATCATGAAGAGTTCATCTGGCTGCATAATGCCTACGTGGAAAACGAGGAGTACGCCGGTCTCATT atccccccagcccctccaagGCCAGACTTTGAGGCTTCAAGGGAAAAACTGCAGAAGTTGGGTGAGGGAGACAGCTCTGTCACGCGGGAAGAGTTCGCCAAAATGAAGGAGGAGCTGGAAGC GGAGTATCTGGCCATCTTTAAGAAGACAGTTGCAATGCATGAAGTCTTTCTGCAGCGCCTGGCGGCCCACCCCACCCTGCGTCGAGACCAcaacttctttgtctttttggaaTATGGCCAGGAT CTGAGTGTCCGAGGAAAGAACAGGAAGGAGCTCCTTGGGGGGTTTCTGAGGAATATTGTGAAGTCTGCAGATGAAGCCCTCATCACTGGCATGTCAGGGCTCAAG GAGGTGGATGACTTCTTCGAGCACGAGAGGACCTTCCTGCTGGAGTACCACACCCGCATCCGGGACGCCTGCCTTCGGGCAGACCGGGTCATGCACTCTCACAAGT GCCTGGCAGATGATTATATCCCTATCTCAGCTGCACTGAGCAGTCTGGGAACACAGGAAGTCAACCAGCTAAAGAC GAGCTTCCTCAAATTGGCAGAGCTCTTTGAACGATTAAGG AAAGTGGAGGGCCGAGTGGCTTCTGACGAGGACCTGAAGCTGTCGGACATGCTGAGGTACTACGTGCGCGACTCACAGGCAGCCAAGGTGAGGGGTGGCCCCAGAGCAGACCTCAGGGCTAGAGCCACCAGGGAGGGCGGGCAGGCAGGCAAGGGCCGTGGGCCAGGGATCCTGTGCCCCTGCCGGCCCCAGGACCTGCTGTACCGGCGGCTGCGGGCGCTGGCAGACTATGAGAACGCCAACAAGGCACTGGACAAGGCCCGCACCAGGAACCGGGAGGTGCGGACCGCCGAGAGCCACCAGCAGCTGTGCTGCCAGCGCTTCGAACGCCTCTCCGACTCAGCCAAGCAGGGTAAGCCCCACGGCCCTGGAGCCCCTGCCACTGCACTGCTGACTCTGCCGGGGTCCCCATTCCTCTCTTCTCCAGAGCTCATGGACTTCAGATTCCGCCGCGTCTCTTCCTTCCGCAAGAACCTCATCGAGCTGGCGGAGCTGGAGCTCAAACACGCTAAG GCCAGCACCCTGCTTCTCCGGAACACCCTTGTCATCCTCAAGGGGGAACCTTAG
- the SNX32 gene encoding sorting nexin-32 isoform X3 gives MSGTSLPPQPSSMSADLQGDSSLQVEISDAVSERDKVKFTVQTKSCVPHFARTEFSVVRHHEEFIWLHNAYVENEEYAGLIIPPAPPRPDFEASREKLQKLGEGDSSVTREEFAKMKEELEAEYLAIFKKTVAMHEVFLQRLAAHPTLRRDHNFFVFLEYGQDLSVRGKNRKELLGGFLRNIVKSADEALITGMSGLKEVDDFFEHERTFLLEYHTRIRDACLRADRVMHSHKCLADDYIPISAALSSLGTQEVNQLKTSFLKLAELFERLRKVEGRVASDEDLKLSDMLRYYVRDSQAAKDLLYRRLRALADYENANKALDKARTRNREVRTAESHQQLCCQRFERLSDSAKQELMDFRFRRVSSFRKNLIELAELELKHAKELLTMPRDFSGQGLPLPQGARPCKIGQHGHHTWPQEGGAQDTWV, from the exons ATGTCAGggacctcccttcccccacagccCTCCTCCATGTCCGCGGACCTGCAGGGAGACAGCTCCTTACAGGTGGAGATCTCTGATGCCGTCAGCGAGCGGGACAAGGTGAAATTCACTGTTCAAACCAAG AGCTGCGTCCCTCACTTCGCCCGGACCGAGTTCTCAGTTGTGCGACATCATGAAGAGTTCATCTGGCTGCATAATGCCTACGTGGAAAACGAGGAGTACGCCGGTCTCATT atccccccagcccctccaagGCCAGACTTTGAGGCTTCAAGGGAAAAACTGCAGAAGTTGGGTGAGGGAGACAGCTCTGTCACGCGGGAAGAGTTCGCCAAAATGAAGGAGGAGCTGGAAGC GGAGTATCTGGCCATCTTTAAGAAGACAGTTGCAATGCATGAAGTCTTTCTGCAGCGCCTGGCGGCCCACCCCACCCTGCGTCGAGACCAcaacttctttgtctttttggaaTATGGCCAGGAT CTGAGTGTCCGAGGAAAGAACAGGAAGGAGCTCCTTGGGGGGTTTCTGAGGAATATTGTGAAGTCTGCAGATGAAGCCCTCATCACTGGCATGTCAGGGCTCAAG GAGGTGGATGACTTCTTCGAGCACGAGAGGACCTTCCTGCTGGAGTACCACACCCGCATCCGGGACGCCTGCCTTCGGGCAGACCGGGTCATGCACTCTCACAAGT GCCTGGCAGATGATTATATCCCTATCTCAGCTGCACTGAGCAGTCTGGGAACACAGGAAGTCAACCAGCTAAAGAC GAGCTTCCTCAAATTGGCAGAGCTCTTTGAACGATTAAGG AAAGTGGAGGGCCGAGTGGCTTCTGACGAGGACCTGAAGCTGTCGGACATGCTGAGGTACTACGTGCGCGACTCACAGGCAGCCAAG GACCTGCTGTACCGGCGGCTGCGGGCGCTGGCAGACTATGAGAACGCCAACAAGGCACTGGACAAGGCCCGCACCAGGAACCGGGAGGTGCGGACCGCCGAGAGCCACCAGCAGCTGTGCTGCCAGCGCTTCGAACGCCTCTCCGACTCAGCCAAGCAGG AGCTCATGGACTTCAGATTCCGCCGCGTCTCTTCCTTCCGCAAGAACCTCATCGAGCTGGCGGAGCTGGAGCTCAAACACGCTAAG gagCTGCTCACCATGCCCCGTGACTTCTCGGGGCAAGGCCTACCCCTACCCCAAGGTGCCAGGCCCTGCAAGATAGGGCAGCATGGGCACCACACTTGGCCACAG GAAGGTGGAGCCCAAGACACCTGGGTCTGA
- the SNX32 gene encoding sorting nexin-32 isoform X4 has protein sequence MSGTSLPPQPSSMSADLQGDSSLQVEISDAVSERDKVKFTVQTKSCVPHFARTEFSVVRHHEEFIWLHNAYVENEEYAGLIIPPAPPRPDFEASREKLQKLGEGDSSVTREEFAKMKEELEAEYLAIFKKTVAMHEVFLQRLAAHPTLRRDHNFFVFLEYGQDLSVRGKNRKELLGGFLRNIVKSADEALITGMSGLKEVDDFFEHERTFLLEYHTRIRDACLRADRVMHSHKCLADDYIPISAALSSLGTQEVNQLKTSFLKLAELFERLRKVEGRVASDEDLKLSDMLRYYVRDSQAAKDLLYRRLRALADYENANKALDKARTRNREVRTAESHQQLCCQRFERLSDSAKQELMDFRFRRVSSFRKNLIELAELELKHAKASTLLLRNTLVILKGEP, from the exons ATGTCAGggacctcccttcccccacagccCTCCTCCATGTCCGCGGACCTGCAGGGAGACAGCTCCTTACAGGTGGAGATCTCTGATGCCGTCAGCGAGCGGGACAAGGTGAAATTCACTGTTCAAACCAAG AGCTGCGTCCCTCACTTCGCCCGGACCGAGTTCTCAGTTGTGCGACATCATGAAGAGTTCATCTGGCTGCATAATGCCTACGTGGAAAACGAGGAGTACGCCGGTCTCATT atccccccagcccctccaagGCCAGACTTTGAGGCTTCAAGGGAAAAACTGCAGAAGTTGGGTGAGGGAGACAGCTCTGTCACGCGGGAAGAGTTCGCCAAAATGAAGGAGGAGCTGGAAGC GGAGTATCTGGCCATCTTTAAGAAGACAGTTGCAATGCATGAAGTCTTTCTGCAGCGCCTGGCGGCCCACCCCACCCTGCGTCGAGACCAcaacttctttgtctttttggaaTATGGCCAGGAT CTGAGTGTCCGAGGAAAGAACAGGAAGGAGCTCCTTGGGGGGTTTCTGAGGAATATTGTGAAGTCTGCAGATGAAGCCCTCATCACTGGCATGTCAGGGCTCAAG GAGGTGGATGACTTCTTCGAGCACGAGAGGACCTTCCTGCTGGAGTACCACACCCGCATCCGGGACGCCTGCCTTCGGGCAGACCGGGTCATGCACTCTCACAAGT GCCTGGCAGATGATTATATCCCTATCTCAGCTGCACTGAGCAGTCTGGGAACACAGGAAGTCAACCAGCTAAAGAC GAGCTTCCTCAAATTGGCAGAGCTCTTTGAACGATTAAGG AAAGTGGAGGGCCGAGTGGCTTCTGACGAGGACCTGAAGCTGTCGGACATGCTGAGGTACTACGTGCGCGACTCACAGGCAGCCAAG GACCTGCTGTACCGGCGGCTGCGGGCGCTGGCAGACTATGAGAACGCCAACAAGGCACTGGACAAGGCCCGCACCAGGAACCGGGAGGTGCGGACCGCCGAGAGCCACCAGCAGCTGTGCTGCCAGCGCTTCGAACGCCTCTCCGACTCAGCCAAGCAGG AGCTCATGGACTTCAGATTCCGCCGCGTCTCTTCCTTCCGCAAGAACCTCATCGAGCTGGCGGAGCTGGAGCTCAAACACGCTAAG GCCAGCACCCTGCTTCTCCGGAACACCCTTGTCATCCTCAAGGGGGAACCTTAG
- the SNX32 gene encoding sorting nexin-32 isoform X1, giving the protein MSGTSLPPQPSSMSADLQGDSSLQVEISDAVSERDKVKFTVQTKSCVPHFARTEFSVVRHHEEFIWLHNAYVENEEYAGLIIPPAPPRPDFEASREKLQKLGEGDSSVTREEFAKMKEELEAEYLAIFKKTVAMHEVFLQRLAAHPTLRRDHNFFVFLEYGQDLSVRGKNRKELLGGFLRNIVKSADEALITGMSGLKEVDDFFEHERTFLLEYHTRIRDACLRADRVMHSHKCLADDYIPISAALSSLGTQEVNQLKTSFLKLAELFERLRKVEGRVASDEDLKLSDMLRYYVRDSQAAKVRGGPRADLRARATREGGQAGKGRGPGILCPCRPQDLLYRRLRALADYENANKALDKARTRNREVRTAESHQQLCCQRFERLSDSAKQGKPHGPGAPATALLTLPGSPFLSSPELMDFRFRRVSSFRKNLIELAELELKHAKVSPPASPSLLAAFLASHPWASRLLSSVSVHGWCGGAAGGG; this is encoded by the exons ATGTCAGggacctcccttcccccacagccCTCCTCCATGTCCGCGGACCTGCAGGGAGACAGCTCCTTACAGGTGGAGATCTCTGATGCCGTCAGCGAGCGGGACAAGGTGAAATTCACTGTTCAAACCAAG AGCTGCGTCCCTCACTTCGCCCGGACCGAGTTCTCAGTTGTGCGACATCATGAAGAGTTCATCTGGCTGCATAATGCCTACGTGGAAAACGAGGAGTACGCCGGTCTCATT atccccccagcccctccaagGCCAGACTTTGAGGCTTCAAGGGAAAAACTGCAGAAGTTGGGTGAGGGAGACAGCTCTGTCACGCGGGAAGAGTTCGCCAAAATGAAGGAGGAGCTGGAAGC GGAGTATCTGGCCATCTTTAAGAAGACAGTTGCAATGCATGAAGTCTTTCTGCAGCGCCTGGCGGCCCACCCCACCCTGCGTCGAGACCAcaacttctttgtctttttggaaTATGGCCAGGAT CTGAGTGTCCGAGGAAAGAACAGGAAGGAGCTCCTTGGGGGGTTTCTGAGGAATATTGTGAAGTCTGCAGATGAAGCCCTCATCACTGGCATGTCAGGGCTCAAG GAGGTGGATGACTTCTTCGAGCACGAGAGGACCTTCCTGCTGGAGTACCACACCCGCATCCGGGACGCCTGCCTTCGGGCAGACCGGGTCATGCACTCTCACAAGT GCCTGGCAGATGATTATATCCCTATCTCAGCTGCACTGAGCAGTCTGGGAACACAGGAAGTCAACCAGCTAAAGAC GAGCTTCCTCAAATTGGCAGAGCTCTTTGAACGATTAAGG AAAGTGGAGGGCCGAGTGGCTTCTGACGAGGACCTGAAGCTGTCGGACATGCTGAGGTACTACGTGCGCGACTCACAGGCAGCCAAGGTGAGGGGTGGCCCCAGAGCAGACCTCAGGGCTAGAGCCACCAGGGAGGGCGGGCAGGCAGGCAAGGGCCGTGGGCCAGGGATCCTGTGCCCCTGCCGGCCCCAGGACCTGCTGTACCGGCGGCTGCGGGCGCTGGCAGACTATGAGAACGCCAACAAGGCACTGGACAAGGCCCGCACCAGGAACCGGGAGGTGCGGACCGCCGAGAGCCACCAGCAGCTGTGCTGCCAGCGCTTCGAACGCCTCTCCGACTCAGCCAAGCAGGGTAAGCCCCACGGCCCTGGAGCCCCTGCCACTGCACTGCTGACTCTGCCGGGGTCCCCATTCCTCTCTTCTCCAGAGCTCATGGACTTCAGATTCCGCCGCGTCTCTTCCTTCCGCAAGAACCTCATCGAGCTGGCGGAGCTGGAGCTCAAACACGCTAAGGTGAGCCCTCCAGCCTCACCGAGCCTTCTTGCTGCTTTCCTGGCTTCCCACCCCTGGGCCTCTAGGCTCTTATCAAGTGTTTCGGTGCATGGGTGGTGCGGTGGAGCTGCGGGGGGAGGTTAG
- the LOC112067442 gene encoding cofilin-1, which translates to MASGVAVSDGAIKVFNDMKVRKSSTPEEVKKRKKAVLFCLSEDKNIILEEGKEILVGDVGQTRDDPYATFVKRLPDKDCRYALYDATYETKESKKEDLVFIFWAPECAPLKSKMIYASSKDAIKKKLTGIKHELQANSYEEVKDRCTLAEKLGGSTVISLEGKPL; encoded by the exons ATGGCCTCTGGTGTGGCTGTCTCTGATGGGGCCATCAAAGTGTTCAATGACATGAAGGTGCGTAAGTCGTCGACACCAGAGGAGGTGAAGAAGCGCAAGAAGGCGGTGCTCTTCTGCCTGAGTGAGGACAAGAACATCATCCTGGAGGAGGGCAAGGAGATCCTGGTAGGTGATGTGGGCCAGACTCGAGATGACCCCTACGCCACCTTTGTCAAGAGGCTGCCAGACAAGGACTGCCGCTACGCCCTCTATGACGCAACCTATGAGACCAAGGAGAGCAAGAAGGAGGACCTGGTGTTCATCTTCTG GGCCCCTGAGTGTGCACCCCTTAAGAGCAAAATGATCTATGCCAGCTCCAAGGACGCCATCAAGAAGAAGCTGACGG GGATCAAGCATGAATTGCAAGCAAACTCCTACGAGGAGGTCAAGGACCGCTGCACCCTGGCAGAGAAGCTGGGGGGCAGCACCGTCATCTCTCTGGAGGGCAAGCCTTTGTGa